The genomic DNA ttggacactGCTATTCTAGACCATCAAGATAATGTTATCATGATACTTACAGCTTCAAAGAAGATGTCGTTTTCACTCCAACAACCAAGCTATCATCTATTACACGGTACCATATCTTCTCTATTAGCCGTTCTGAATCTTGAAAATCATCTGGTATCTTTTCCTCAAAGGTGCAGACAGGGTTTTCTTCTTTACCACAAAGAGTAACAAGATGTGccttaaagaaaaacatgtttaataaCTTACTACCAAAAAAACTACCGATGtggcaaaactaaaaaaataatgtaaatcagCTTTCAGTCGGGCCTTAAagcttacatattttaaaatacactgtcATCTGCACCATACAATTTTATACTATAGGCTATATATAAATcactaaaacaaaatttatagaaCCTATATATAATAAACTATCTACTGAGACCAAGAAGCATGGCCTGACTGGAAACAAGATGGGGTATCCAACACAGAGCCAGCAAAGATATAAACTTGGAGTCCAAAATAACCTGATAATATATGTCCTGGGTGGGCTGAGAACAATCCAAAGATTATTAAAGTGACTTAGACTAAAATGATAACTGTAAAATTTTGTAcaaataaaactgattaaaaatctTTAGACTGGTGATCAATCATGGCTAAAATTGTACTCTTAAAGTCCAGGCCATATTCACTCACTCCACACATATATCGATTTATAACAACAATAGAAAtggtgggaggaagagaaataataatcataatgattCAGAACACTTACTGAATGCTTACTACGTGTCCAGCACTGTTCTCAGTGTTACTCAGGATTCAATCTGCTTAACCTTCACAAAACCCCCAGTACCTTAGTTAGGTAGTATTATTATGTACGTTTTCCAGGTAAGGAAGATAGGAggctaaggtcacacagctagcaagtggcagagctgggatttgaaccaaagTGGACTGGTTCCAGAGCCCATGTCCTATTTTAACCATTACTCTATACTGCTCCTCTATGTGGTAATTACTGAAAAAACgtatgtaatatgtaataagATACACTTACATTATAGTAGGCTGAACAAGTTTCTAGGAATCTGATACCTTTGCCAGGAGCTGTGAGATTTGAGACAGGCCATTCATCTGAAACCTGGGGTAATTTTTACTGCCTGCCAgacttgcttttaaaattaatcatGTAAACATCCCAAAATGGTGCCTTGCACATAATTACTTCAGTGCATTAATTTCGAaacatttcttccccttttctatTACTAGCAAAATCACTGGTATGAGGTGGGAAAGGGACATGGGGGAGACTTTTAACAATGACTTTCATGAGCTTTCCCAAGAGATTAGAACAGTAATACAGAAAAGCAACATGCTGTGCTTTTGTTATGACTCTTACATTAATGGAATCATATTTTGGACCCAAGTCCTCATGTTGCTAAGACTGAAATACAGACACAAGGCATAGACTGCTGCAAGACTGGTCAATCTAGAAGGAATTCCGAGCTAGGCACTAAGGTGACTTGAGGGAGTAAAATGTAGTATCAAGTTTCTTCATGTCCagcttttcttaatttatttgtaattttactacactgtctttctctgtatggaaCTAATGttcataaatactattttttatgaAGTTGAAGGAGTTTTTGGTAACCTTCTACACTACTGTACTGACATAAGTAATTGCAAGAACCTAAAGAGGTTCTTATGCTGGTCaaccataaagaaaatgagagtaaaattataaaaagcagatataaacactaaaaaagcaCAGCAATTTGGGGGCATTAACTACAAGAATAAATAGCCTTAGAAACGAACACTGCAATAGATGAAAAGAACGATtattataataatgatgaaattaTGTATTCATTAATAAAAGGTTACATAATGCTCAGTATATTCTGTTTAAGAAGtcagaaaatatataattcacTTAGGGGTGTTTTCTATTGAaactacacaaataaaaatgtttaatagttAAATCTTTTAAACAAAAGGACTTGTTCCCCAAGGCTCCTGACAACTGGGATTTTAGTATCCTATAGATTAAGAATAATTTGCAAATTGGTAAAATACTGACTccttaatcaaatatttttaagtcacaAAAGTCCAGCATTATAATCCCTGCCACTTTGCTTCTTGCCTACATTGAGTGGAATTTTCCAATATATCCAAATATTCCAATGTAAATAACTCTTCaagacccacaactatatgatcaactcatctttgacaaagcaggaaagaatatctaatggaaaaaagacagtctctccaacaaatggtgctaggaaaactggatggcaatatgcagaagaatggaactgcaccactgtcttacaccatacacaaaaatgaattcaaaatggatgaaaaacctaaatgtgagacaggaaaccatcaaaatcccagaggataaCACAAAGAGGATAAacaaacctctttgacctcggccagaACAACTTACTAGACATGGtgccagagacaagggaaacaaaagcaaacattaactattgggacctcatcaagataaaaagcttctgcacagaaaaggaaacaatcaacaaatataaaaggcagcctacagaatgggagaagatatttgcaaacaacatatctgataaagtgttagtatccaaaatccataaagaacttatcaaactcaacacccaaaaaacaaataatccagtgaagaaacggggagaagacatgaataaacacttttccaaagaagacatccagatgggtaacagacacatgaaaagatgccccacatcactcatcataaggaaaatacaaatcaaaaccatggtgagataccacctcacatctgtcagaatagctaacatgaacaacacaagaaacaacaggtgttggcaaggattcagagaaaggggaaccctcctgcactgttggtggtgcAACtggtgcaaactggtgcagctactctggagaagagtatggaggtttgtctcaagaaactaaaaacagaactacccaacaccccagcaattgcactattaggtatttacccaaaggatacaaaaatacagattcaaaaggggtacacgcaccccaatgtttatagaagcattagcaacaatagccaaactatggaaagagcccaaatgtccatcgactggtgaatggataaagatgtggtatgtaggtatgtacgtatatatatacacacatgtacatacatatacatacaatggaatattactcagccatcaaaaagaatgaaatcttgccatttacaatgaagtaggtggaactagaatgtattatgctaagcaaaatacgtcaatcagagaaagataaataccatatgatttcactcctatgtggaatttaagaaccaaaacagataaacataggtgAAGCAggggaatgaaagagaagagactgaaataaaccacaggagactcttaatgacagaggaTAAACTATGGGTTGACAGAGGAAGGTAGGTGgcagatgggctagatgggtgatgtgtactaaggagggcacttgtaacacttgggtgtcatatgtaagtgatgaatcaccaaattccactactgaaactaatattacattttatgttaactaaaatttaaattttttaaaaaaggaaaaaattaaaaagtaaaaaaaaaaatgacttccaaTAGCTTGTAGATTTTCAattcataaaatgataaaatggtcaCATGATGAATTTTACCTTCTCTGCAGCTGATGTACTTTCATCTTTCCCTTGAATCaggtttattaaaattttccaatattttgaaataattttttccttaagcAAGAGATGCTGCTTTAATTCCTGAATAGAAGCCAATCCAACCTgtaaagtagcaaaaaaaaaaaaaaaaaaaatcattgccagaGACATCATTTCAAATGAAGTCTGACAATACCACTAATTCAGAAAGTACTTTCTCCAAATtcgtttattaattcatttttccaTAGAAAAGCAGAGAATAATTCTCAGAGCAAaactattttctttgtaaatgttaagtaattataaaggaaaaaaacagagcaagTAACTGCAACAGAGTTTATATATCAAACTGAGAGAATGCCAATGTATTAGCATGCATTTCACCACTGAATTAAGTAATCAATCAATACGAACATGAATGTGTAATCCATACGAATAAAAATTAAGGCCTACCAACACTCCTATCCCCCacaagaaaactatttttctcGTTGCTGAAATAATTTCGGCTTCAAAAAGCAAATACATCAGTATGAGTAGAAATGGTCACTTTTAATTTGATACTATTTGAAATCCTGTTTAATATAACATCTAtagcaaatttatttattatttgagagagagagagagagagagagagagagagagagagagagcgcacaggcatacaagctgggaagaggggcagatggagagagaaccctaagcaggctccacgctcagcacagagcccaatgcagggcttgatcccatgacgctgggatcatgaactgagccaaaatcaagaatcagacgctcaactgactgagccacccaggtgcccctatagcaaATTTTAAAGATAACACATAGCCCCCAAACTGTTATAAGTTTAATTTTGTGCTAATAAACTCAGTGCTGGGGTcaactcttaactacagaaaacaaagactGGGCAAAGAGcaatccattcctttttttatacCAGATTAACAGATTTCACTACTAAAGATGGAACattcatgaaatatattttgctaCTGAAAATTTAAAGTCATGTCTTTGAACTTACAGAAGCTATTTCATTTCAGATGGATACCTGAGACTATTGAAGTATTAATCCAGCTTTTAATGTAACATGTTTTTCTATACTGGAAAACAAAACGCATCctgtttttaaattcctttctttcaaaTTACAGTTAAAGTCAGGTAAATTCCCTAACTTTTTATTGGTGAACAGAAGTTAGAAAGTAAAGACTGAATTATATCTTACCTCACTGCACAAAGTAGGTAAAGTGTCtagctattatttaaaaaccatCTGTTGACCTATTTCTGTGGGCTCCACATTATTCACACTGTATCACTCACTCCCTGAGTAATTTGTGACTTACGGAGAGGGAGCTGGACACGTCAGAGGGGGAGAGTCTAACTGGAGAATGCTGGAGGGGTAGGGAGTAGAAGAGAGGAATATGTAGGCAGACTGACAATGAAGGTACCCTCAAAAGTTACCTGTGTTCTCTCTTCCCTACTTTCAATATGCACCGCCCCCAACTCCAGGACTAAATAGTGAATCATTAGATTATTCAAATATTCTATGTTGTGAAGTactattataaaactataaaaataaccaCATGGTAGCACATTTAAAcagcataaaaatacatttcaacttCCCTTTCTAGACCCTCAATCCCATTTGTACAGCCAACATATTGTTTATCTTTCTAGAACCTTTCCATGCTTATGTTAAGGaatgctctctttctcctcacTCTAAGGAAGTAAAATCCACCCCAAACCAAATACAGGCGCATAGGGGGCTACAAGACACCAGaccttgcttttttgtttttattgtgatttCTCTTATACATGGAGAAGACTGAATACAGAAAACACTTTACAAACTAATCATGAAGTCAACACCCAAATAACCATACACAGTTGGCTGCCCGTGGACCCTCCCTAGTCACCAACTCCTCTTTTTCCAATGGAGGCAACGCTACCCTGGCCTCTTAAGGTAACTTCCTTGTTTGTCTACATAATTTTACCATCACCGTAACTCCTAAAgagtatttttagctttttgtgtgtttttctttgaaaCCTTTTATGAATGGAATCATTCTGTATGTACCAGGTTTTAGAGTCATCCCATTTGTCACTAGTAGTTGTAGACTTTCATTGCTCTGTAGTATTCCATCATGTGACCATACCAGCTCACTTCTCCATCCTTCTGCTGATGGACATCTGGATTATATCCAGGCATAGGCTATTACAAAGAGTGATGCTGTGAACATTCCTGTACACATGCACAAGTTTCTCCAAGGTCCTGGTCTCCTTGTTTCCCCTCTAACTTGTTTCCTTCCAACCGTTCGGttggaaaacaaattttataaggaaaagaaCGGTGAAACGGACACTGGTTCAAGTTCTGCctgtcacttaacctttctggctATTTgcttcctcatatataaaatgggggaAGGAAGACTTGTTAATCTCTAAAAGGCCTTCCAACACTTGGAAATGTTTTTATCCAAATTGAGAGCTAGTAATAACGTGTGGATACTTGAAATAAAATGGACATGCAACTATGTCTTACTCACTTTCATATGTTCCTGCCTcccctgtgggttttttttaatattttcctccaACGACTCTGTGCTACCTTCTGAATAATTTTTGTAACATAGTTTGGTTTGCTTCTTTGCTCTGTATCTCTTTGAGTCAGCTGTTAAACTCATCTGatgagacatttttatttcaatgtattttttagttCACAGAAATGCTATTTGGTCATTTTCAGTGAATAGTTGCTCATGATGCCTTGTTTATGTGCTTAGTTATTCTGTGGGTGgctcattttctttgaaaaattacttGTGAGATTTATAGAGGCCGTGGATAAAtgtgtgttttgagagaggactttgtgtttgtttctgccAGTTGCCTAGGGTACTACTGCTTTAGGTTAAACACAAATGCTCTCAGGGCAAAAGCAGTATCAGTGTTCTCTGGGTTCTCTCTGGGTTCCAGCCTTTAGAGCTTGGcctgataatttatattttcacctCTCTGAAGCTTTTAGGGAGATTTTAAAGACATATTTCAACTATGATTTTAACTTGGTTTTATCAGAAGAGTTGGTCCAAATAAAGTAGGTGACACATTACCAGAGGTGGAATTTCTAAAAGTCATGCTttcataaattaaattattttggcATCATTTCTAACTCAGTATAAAGATCTACCTTATTCTTCTTGATAGCTTCATGGTATTCCATAGTTCAGGTATATGATAACTGATTTGCCAAACTCCTAATGATGGATATTTAGACTGAATTTTGTTGtctataaatactatataaacaTTCCTATAAAATCATCTTTGTTTACTGTACAAGTATATCCTTAGGACAGATTTCTAGAAGTAAAATGGCAAGAGTAAGAAGAAAAGTCCTGTCCACATTTTAATAGCTGTAACAACTTTCCTTCTGAGGAGGTTGAGCCACTTTACATTCTCAGCAATACTGTTTCTGAATGCATATTCATATTAaggaaattaatcatttttttaagagacagagagagggagggggagggggcagaaggagagagagaatcttaagcaggctccacacttagtgcagacccagacacagggctcgagcccatgaccctaggataatgacctgagccaaaatcaagagtcagacgctcaagtgactgagccacccaaacgtcCTAAGGAAATTAATCCTTCATCGCTTGTTACAATAACTATTtacataatttgtctttttatatattttattttgttcagagcacaaaaggtttttttttaactttttaaatgtttatttttttgagagagagagacagacagacacagagcatgagtgggggaggggcagagagagagggagacagaatctgaagtaggctccaggctctgaactgtcagcacagagccggatgtggggcctgaactcatgaactgtgagattatgacctgagaagtcagctgcttaacctactgagcaacccaggcgcccccagggcaCAAAAGGTTTAATGTAATCAATCTTTCCCTTTTTGGTTCCATGTCCACTATGATATTTTATTGTCTATTGCCAACATGCATATCTAATATGTGTTCAATAAGCATTTAGTAAATtcacattaataattaaaatagttacaaaaatgttttgaagagcCTGCAAAgtacaaatatttactatatggccCTTTACGAAAGAAGTTTGccagggacagagaaaaaagtaaaatgacaacACAAGGAAACAGATAAATCCAAAAAGACGGACAACTGGCCTCGCCTCCTCATTAGTCGCATTGTAAAAAAGCGGGGAGGGGCATTATTCTagataaaaagacaaagacataTAATAATCAACTGCAAGTGTAAAGTTTGACCAGACCCTGAGATaagcatatataaaaaacatttttgaggcACTTAGAGACATCTGAATACAGAGAGAATAGTAAATAAGATTAAAAGATTATTACTAATTTTCTAACTGTAACAATAGTATGGTATGGCTACATACAAGTATGTCCTTATTTTTTAGGCAATTCCTGCTAAAATACGTAAGAGTGAAGTATTACAATATTTGCAAGCTTTAAATGGTTACGCAAAACTGTAGATACATACGTGCATATGTACACAAAAGCATAGATGAggcaaacagaattttttttaaagtaccaatAGTTAACATCCACGTGAGGACTAGAGATAACTACAGTACTATTCTTTGAACTTTtctgagtatttaaaaatttttatgaatgaaaaaaggCAGGTTACAAAAGAACATGCATCATaacaaatttctatttaaatttacaaatattcacttaaaaaatctACAAGAATATACATGGCAAAGTGTTAAAATTGGTTATATCTCAGTAGCCGAATCATAGGTgattattagtttctttttaatacttctttGAACGGTCTGAGTACTTTATAAGGAATACGCATTACcttcatatatttggaaaaaaacaaaaactcccttAGAGAGCTTTGTAGGGAAAATTTGAGGGTAAACTGTTCATGTTTGGTACATGTTATGATTCATCatatttgcttctcttttaaaagagaTACTATGGCATGCTGATCCTTAAGACCAGaaagaatgtgttttcaaaaGTGAGCTTCGTATGTTTTATAAGTCTTATTAAATTTAGTCTTACTACAAAAAGGTATCATTTTTAGATAATACATTTATAAGTAATGCCATAATAGTTTTTACACAGGTACTAAAAAGGTAAAGATCCTTTGAAATACCATTTTTTCCCAATCACTGAGTTGCTTTTACATTGAGATCCTTTCTCTCAATGTTCTTTCCTTCATTTAGAATATCACTaacccaaaaaagtaaaaacaaaaagcaaacagacaCCAACTTTCAATCTTCTTTCCAGAGGTGGAACCATCAAATAATGattctcttctttgtcttcaaATAAGTCATCTTCATTGCAATCCAATGTTTCactctaagaaacaaaaaaaatacactaaaactgaaattttgaaataaattgaaaattcatAGGATTAACAGAACACAAAGTTTATCCAAAGGGCAGTTTTCCATGTTACACACTCTTAcatgagacaaaaaaaatatgtatttccccATCATTTCTtgtaactagaaaaaaatgactattaTTACTACCACCACTGACCTAACACTTGTATACTGCTTCAAAAAATATCAGCTTACTAGATTTTTTATAAAATCCCACAACTAGAGAAAATAGGAATTGTCctcattttattaagaaaaaaaaacaagactcagattttttttttccagatatttcATATAGGTCTGAAACTTCAGGGGTATTATTCCCCTTTTGCCCAAGATCTTAAGATATTATGAAGTGTTACTTCTTTTAATAGagcagtttcatttttattccttaattaATCCAATGTTATCATGTTTATCGgtataaaatgtgaattttcagaAGCAACAATAAAGGCAACTTACAGTATTACTATCACGTGAGTGAACACCAGATATActatatttcaaatttatatcaAAAGTATAGtcaatttgggggcacctgagtggcttagttggttaagggttcaactgctttttttttttaatgtttgtttatttttgagagagagagagagagagagagagagcaagagagcaagtgcaggaggggcagagagagagggagacagaatcctaagcaggttccagactccaagctgtcagcacagagcctgatgtggggcttgaacccacaaactgcaagatcatgacctgacagacactcaaccaactgagccacccaggtgacccaagggtctgactcttgattttggctcaggtcatgatctcatggttgtggcatcgagccctgcatctggtgctaccctgacagtgtggagcctgcttgggattctttctctccctctctctgccccttccccacttgctcatgtgcatgcacgctctctctcactctcaaaataaataaatatttttaaaaagtatagtcAATTCgtgtaacatttattgaaaggagattcaatgtataattttaaaaagtcaatctatttttaaagttcaaaggGTTTACTGtatgaaattacaaatatttaaatgctaGGTCAAAAGCTTTAAAGTGCTCCAATGTTCAAAAATCGTTCttaaagtaatatataaaaagtacACATAACTTACTGAATAGTTTATGTTGCCAAGATCTGTTACTGTAAATGAACTCAGGCAATCTGAATTCAAGGAGTCCTGAAAAAGTAACAGTACTTGTTCAGTTCCAGCTCCTATGAAGTCATCTACCAGTACTGAGCTAATTTTTTCCCACTTAGCAGCAACCTGAAAGAGAGTGGAAAAgaaggaatagagaaagaaaaaaaatcaaatgtgaaaTAAACTAAATCCTTTTGTTGCATGTAGGTGTAATGTGTCATCTTCAATCTTATAAACAAGTAATGAAAATGGTAGTGTCAACACTAAAAACTAAAGATATTGGGGGATCAGAAAACATAGGAAGGTAAACACCAATTTTATAAATACCAAGGtacttaaatttaatattttatcaatgtTTGTCCAGGgtctgtcatgttcctgatttctacattaaaattttattataatttataaatttgaacACTTCTCATGACAATTTTGGAAATTGTAACATTTCTCATGAATAACTCTAGTGAAGATTCTTTCTCCAACATGTTCAACGATGACCCTCATTCTCATAAGCCTTAGCTGGTATGTATTTGTGATCTGACCAATTACACAAGGAATTCAATTGCGTTAGGTAACTAGAAGGTAGTGGTAAACACTCAAAAGCTCTCAAAGCAGACTAACTTTTAAGAGTCAAGATGAACTTAATACCCTAAACCTTGGTGGAGAACATAGCCGCTATTAGGGACATAAAAGGGGATGGATCCTAATAGTGGGGCACCTAGAACCATCCCAGCCCACTGGAAAGTTGTGATCAGTTTATACCAAATCATGAGACCCAAAGTTTAAAACACAAGACAACTCCATAAAGGTCTCTAAAGCTTAAAGCTTCCAGAGCGGCCCCCCAGAAACTAATAGCATAGGGATCAGATACCCCTTATTCCTCAGGCAGAAAAGCTAAAACTCCCACTCAGAATCCTGGCATCAGTGCAGATACATCATCTAGATGACAGAGGGTGGCATGTATTAGAGTAAGACTATAAGACTTCAATCTATATAACCATGTATCAGTCTGCCCCACATAAGGCTGATTTCCAAAGCTGTGATTTTTCACTTATGTAGGGAGGAAGCTTATTTGTATACCCatatcctcccttcctcccaccctcaccaTGAGTATCACGAAGTGCACTTAACTATATGAAGACAGTAATAAGAATGTGCTCAACATGCAAATACCATAGAGCTATATACtcatgcttgcacacacacatttacaacCTACAGCTCTAGAATAGTGCTGCCAAAAGAAATATAGGAGTGGCAATGCAAGGCATATATACACTTTTAAGTTTTCCAGTAGCCgataaaagaaaattctctcagagtgccttgggtggctcagtcggttaagcatctgactcttgatttctgctcaggtcatgatctcatggtccgtgagcttgagccccacatcaggctctgtgctgatagcatgggagcctgcttgggattctctttctctgcccctcccccactcactctctcaaataactAAACTTAGAAAAATGCCCATCTAATTGTCACAttaataaaaactagaaatagttatattaaaagacaaataaatatgcaataattGTAGCTATATATCTATATCCTTCCAAACAACTCAAAGGTTCTATGACTCAAAACAGCAAGGCAAAACCTTCATCAAGTAGCATTtggaaaactttaagaaataagaatgatGCACCATACATGATTTTAAGTGCAGTACTAATAATTGATTTGGATAATAAGATTTCAGGATAAGCTCTATGAAACATATAAATACTTAATAGATCCAAGACTACGCCAATTGAACGATTATGAAATTAAGTACTATACCTGAAAGTTCTTTTTCCAAACAGCACAAATGTCATTGGATTTAAAGGATACGATGAAAAGCTCTCCTCCACCTGAGTCCATAAGCTGAACTGCACAAGGATCTCCAAAGGGAAGCTGGCACACGCTTTTTGGCGCCccattttgaaatgaaatcaGCTGATTCTTTCGAGTAAGGGCAATCAGAGACATTCTTAACTGGTTGTTGACATTCTCAGttgcacagacatgcacacaagTTACCACACTGCTATAAGCAGGAGGGATAATGTATGCATCACTTATGACTTCTTCATTTTCAAGGGAGTATACACAAAATGTGGTCTTCCAAATTGCATAATCCGATTTTGAAAGCTTTTGGGTGCATCCTTCCTCAGATAAAAAACATGCCTTTGGTCCTAATAACACCATACCTAGATTTTCAATCTCCCCTGCCCACTGAACAGAGGAAAAATTAACAGACACAGTCATAACTTTGCCATTTAGAGAAGAGATAAGGTAGAATTTTTCTGCACGTTTCCATAAAACTAAAGGGCCATTAAGGACCCTTACACCATCCTTCAACTCATGGCTTAGTCTAAAACTGAAacgtttttcaaatttattggtactgtgaagaaacagaagaacatatCTGAAAGTGTTCTTTTTATTGCACTGTATCATAACATAAGGAAGATTAATTCCAATTCTGAAATCTGACACACAGTTGcaacacacaatttttaaatgagagtttTCTTCCTTTAGCATAAAGAATCCAGTGGACTTCTGAATAAAAGCTCTTGCTCCTCTGTCAAATACCATTCTCCTGACTTGTAATATGGGTATTTCTGCAGGCCCTTTACCTGCAACATCTCCTTTAGACAATCGAAAAATAAGGACTTCCCCATTATAACACAAGAGCCTTTCTTGTTCGTTAGATGACATTGTTTTCTAGTCATTCCACGATATCAAGTCTTCGTGTTGGTCCAATTTTCGAATGCAAATTGATTCCAGTTGATGCTTTTAAGCCTAAAAATGTAATGAGGAAAACCACCATCAAGTAGACAgttgaaaagaaaacatgtttgttAGAGAAATATCACATAGATAACTacaaattttatgaatatttttaagctttttatgcTATCTTAACAACATTATGCTTATCAAAAAGCCCCATCCCAAATATTATctctgtacattaaaaaaaacacagtttgcAAACGATGCAAATAACCAC from Leopardus geoffroyi isolate Oge1 chromosome X, O.geoffroyi_Oge1_pat1.0, whole genome shotgun sequence includes the following:
- the FANCB gene encoding Fanconi anemia group B protein gives rise to the protein MSSNEQERLLCYNGEVLIFRLSKGDVAGKGPAEIPILQVRRMVFDRGARAFIQKSTGFFMLKEENSHLKIVCCNCVSDFRIGINLPYVMIQCNKKNTFRYVLLFLHSTNKFEKRFSFRLSHELKDGVRVLNGPLVLWKRAEKFYLISSLNGKVMTVSVNFSSVQWAGEIENLGMVLLGPKACFLSEEGCTQKLSKSDYAIWKTTFCVYSLENEEVISDAYIIPPAYSSVVTCVHVCATENVNNQLRMSLIALTRKNQLISFQNGAPKSVCQLPFGDPCAVQLMDSGGGELFIVSFKSNDICAVWKKNFQVAAKWEKISSVLVDDFIGAGTEQVLLLFQDSLNSDCLSSFTVTDLGNINYSSETLDCNEDDLFEDKEENHYLMVPPLERRLKVGLASIQELKQHLLLKEKIISKYWKILINLIQGKDESTSAAEKAHLVTLCGKEENPVCTFEEKIPDDFQDSERLIEKIWYRVIDDSLVVGVKTTSSLKLSLNHVTLSLVMDQAHSSSCRLIKCHNRVIKLSRDFPPASRSVPCEIGSEAKRIKLTIDSEEEGEEEEEEEEEEKDEESSAGEQASEKECVQVITAVTPFSPLLAFIDFCCIVLLQIRERENGNSSEDHYVWCGRLFISLEDLSSRKYLLTFPKKKPIEHVEDLFALLTAFNRACFQITSPTYSLTSMKTWLLEHMKCEVIQEFPEIYFCKRPGSFYGTLFNWKQRTPFEGILIVYSRNQTVLFQCLHNLIGALPINCFLKKLKSGSEDFLIDHLASSLEKELVILGSLSSALVEVENNLVQSCEASKEKSSGVVAALSDRKENIHPYRKEFQREKTHTLGTNRKVSGALYREMTLKLAEVQLRSDLAAQKLAGL